The Longimicrobium sp. genome includes a window with the following:
- a CDS encoding SCO family protein codes for MANGSRRPALWAAIALACAAALGAAAMGGAAGWRAASFHGTTYDDSGPAPALTLVDHDGRPATLESFRGHPVLLFFGYTNCPDVCPLTMARLQRSVRAAGRAGKDVRILLVSNDPKRDTPPVLKSYVSKFGPQAVGLTGDSASVARAMAGYGAYTMPAAPPAAHEHGGAPAKPAMISHSAVVYGIDREGRLRVVITEGAKQEWMDDDVRTLARL; via the coding sequence ATGGCGAACGGATCGCGCCGCCCCGCACTGTGGGCGGCGATCGCGCTGGCATGCGCCGCGGCTCTCGGAGCGGCGGCGATGGGGGGAGCGGCCGGATGGCGCGCGGCCTCCTTCCACGGCACGACCTACGACGACAGCGGCCCCGCGCCCGCCTTGACCCTGGTGGACCACGACGGGCGCCCGGCGACGCTGGAAAGCTTTCGCGGGCACCCCGTGCTCCTCTTCTTCGGCTACACGAACTGCCCGGACGTCTGCCCGCTCACGATGGCGCGGCTGCAGCGCTCCGTGCGCGCCGCGGGGCGAGCGGGCAAGGACGTTCGCATCCTCCTGGTGAGCAACGATCCCAAGCGCGACACGCCGCCGGTGCTCAAGAGCTACGTGTCGAAGTTCGGCCCGCAGGCCGTGGGCCTCACGGGCGACTCCGCGTCGGTGGCGCGCGCGATGGCGGGCTACGGCGCCTACACCATGCCCGCCGCGCCTCCGGCCGCACACGAGCACGGCGGGGCGCCCGCGAAGCCCGCGATGATCTCCCACTCCGCCGTCGTGTACGGAATCGACCGCGAGGGGCGGCTCCGCGTCGTCATCACGGAGGGCGCGAAGCAGGAGTGGATGGACGACGACGTGAGGACGCTGGCGCGCCTTTGA
- a CDS encoding 2,3,4,5-tetrahydropyridine-2,6-dicarboxylate N-succinyltransferase, with amino-acid sequence MELGELERIVSAAFAERERLKEPATREAVEETIALLDTGRVRVAEKVDGVWCVNAWVKEAILLYFALRPLEPMEAGDLRFFDKIRTKTDLQAQGIRVVPPGVARYGSFLEPGCVVMPGYVNIGAYVGAGTMVDTWATVGSCAQIGAGVHLSGGVGIGGVLEPPGASPVIIEDGAFIGSRSIVVEGVVVEEEAVLGANVVLTASTPIVDVTGSEPVITKGRVAARSVLIPGTLPKEFPAGTFHVPCALRIGERKASTDKKTSLNDVLRTFDVQV; translated from the coding sequence ATGGAGCTTGGGGAGCTGGAACGCATCGTGTCCGCCGCGTTCGCGGAGCGCGAGCGCCTGAAGGAACCCGCCACGCGCGAGGCCGTCGAGGAGACCATCGCCCTGCTGGACACGGGGCGGGTGCGGGTGGCGGAGAAGGTGGACGGCGTGTGGTGCGTCAACGCGTGGGTCAAGGAGGCGATCCTTCTCTACTTCGCCCTGCGCCCGCTGGAGCCGATGGAGGCCGGCGACCTGCGCTTCTTCGACAAGATCCGCACCAAGACTGACCTGCAGGCGCAGGGGATCCGCGTGGTGCCGCCGGGGGTGGCCCGCTACGGATCGTTCCTGGAGCCGGGGTGCGTGGTGATGCCGGGCTACGTCAACATCGGCGCGTACGTCGGCGCCGGGACGATGGTGGACACCTGGGCCACGGTCGGCTCGTGCGCGCAGATCGGCGCGGGGGTGCACCTCTCCGGGGGCGTGGGGATCGGCGGGGTGCTGGAGCCGCCGGGCGCGTCGCCGGTCATCATCGAGGACGGCGCCTTCATCGGCTCGCGCTCCATCGTGGTGGAGGGTGTGGTGGTGGAGGAAGAGGCGGTCCTCGGCGCGAACGTGGTGCTGACCGCATCCACGCCCATCGTCGACGTGACGGGGAGCGAGCCGGTCATCACCAAGGGGCGCGTCGCCGCCCGCTCGGTCCTGATCCCCGGCACGCTCCCCAAGGAGTTCCCGGCCGGCACCTTTCACGTCCCCTGCGCCCTCCGCATCGGCGAGCGCAAGGCATCGACGGACAAGAAGACGTCGCTGAACGACGTGCTGAGGACGTTCGACGTGCAGGTTTGA
- a CDS encoding SufE family protein — protein sequence MSDATQSAGIPPGIEKILRRFATLTPDLTRQALVQYANKLPPLPERFRGLDAEQYRVTECQTPVAIFPEVVDGKMHFHADVPQGAPTIRALLALLFDALNGQPPETTLAIPQDFVPRVMGKIGLATREVGLTAMVERLKRAARQARAEAGE from the coding sequence ATGAGCGACGCAACCCAGTCCGCCGGGATTCCCCCGGGCATCGAAAAGATCCTCCGCCGCTTCGCCACGCTCACGCCCGACCTCACGCGGCAGGCGCTGGTGCAGTACGCCAACAAGCTGCCGCCCCTGCCCGAGCGCTTCCGCGGGCTGGACGCGGAGCAGTACCGCGTCACCGAATGCCAGACGCCCGTGGCCATCTTCCCCGAGGTGGTGGACGGGAAGATGCACTTCCACGCGGACGTGCCGCAGGGCGCGCCCACCATCCGCGCGCTGCTGGCGCTGCTCTTCGACGCGCTCAACGGGCAGCCCCCGGAGACCACGCTGGCCATCCCCCAGGACTTCGTGCCGCGGGTGATGGGGAAGATCGGGCTGGCCACGCGCGAGGTGGGGCTGACCGCGATGGTGGAGCGGCTGAAGCGGGCCGCGCGCCAGGCGCGGGCGGAGGCGGGGGAGTGA
- a CDS encoding SGNH/GDSL hydrolase family protein — MKSGTSRLRLLAMAAAALSLGACVDDDQGLINTPFPANGAIFARYVAMGNSITAGYQSGGIVDTLQQRSYAVLLAERAGVTNFGIPLIAQPGCASLVPFTAPLTPSAPAATCARSAAGAAVNRVQNVAVPGARLLDLLRFPSGQLGQVNTVLVGPRTQVRAMKEAQPTFVSVWVGNNDALEATVGGLLGPTPTRADSSLTPLATFQNQLTQLVDSIKAAAPQGVMLVGVVNAMSGAPIIQPGAYFFLSRDATGKFQGKTVNNNCSPVTALGQPNPLAQNFVSFQIVSSAVPEIDCSGTLAGGAFVLDAAEQAIVAARVTAFNNAIQAAATANNWVYVNPNTILESFLTVRDTQGRAQRLRKCQALASATTPAQFQTALVTTCPVPPTGSTAAFAAPNFFGSLMSFDGVHPSTEAHRILAGRFAAAINAKYGTTLPTIET, encoded by the coding sequence ATGAAATCTGGAACGAGCCGGCTCCGGCTCCTCGCCATGGCCGCCGCGGCGCTGTCGCTGGGCGCCTGTGTGGACGACGACCAGGGGCTGATCAACACCCCCTTCCCGGCCAACGGCGCCATCTTCGCGCGCTACGTGGCGATGGGCAACTCGATCACCGCCGGCTACCAGTCCGGCGGCATCGTGGACACGCTGCAGCAGCGCTCGTACGCGGTGCTGCTGGCGGAGCGGGCGGGGGTCACCAACTTCGGCATCCCGCTCATCGCCCAGCCCGGCTGCGCCTCGCTGGTGCCGTTCACCGCGCCGCTGACCCCGTCGGCGCCGGCGGCCACCTGCGCCCGCTCGGCCGCGGGCGCGGCGGTCAACCGGGTGCAGAACGTGGCGGTGCCCGGCGCCCGCCTGCTGGACCTCCTGCGCTTTCCCAGCGGCCAGCTGGGGCAGGTGAACACCGTGCTGGTGGGTCCGCGCACGCAGGTGCGGGCGATGAAGGAAGCCCAGCCGACCTTCGTGTCGGTTTGGGTGGGGAACAACGACGCGCTGGAGGCGACGGTGGGCGGGCTCCTGGGGCCGACGCCCACGCGGGCCGACTCGTCGCTCACCCCGCTCGCCACCTTCCAGAACCAGCTCACCCAGCTGGTGGACTCCATCAAGGCGGCGGCGCCGCAGGGCGTGATGCTGGTGGGCGTGGTCAACGCCATGAGCGGCGCGCCCATCATCCAGCCGGGCGCCTACTTCTTCCTGTCGCGCGACGCGACGGGGAAGTTCCAGGGCAAGACGGTGAACAACAACTGCTCGCCGGTCACCGCGCTGGGGCAGCCGAACCCGCTCGCGCAGAACTTCGTGTCGTTCCAGATCGTCTCCTCCGCGGTTCCGGAGATCGACTGCAGCGGCACGCTGGCGGGCGGCGCGTTCGTGCTGGACGCGGCGGAGCAGGCGATCGTGGCGGCGCGGGTGACGGCCTTCAACAACGCGATCCAGGCCGCGGCCACCGCCAACAACTGGGTGTACGTCAACCCGAACACGATCCTGGAGTCGTTCCTGACGGTGCGTGACACGCAGGGCCGGGCGCAGCGGCTGCGCAAGTGCCAGGCGCTGGCCTCCGCCACCACGCCGGCCCAGTTCCAGACGGCGCTGGTCACCACCTGCCCCGTGCCGCCGACGGGCTCGACGGCTGCCTTTGCGGCGCCCAACTTCTTCGGGTCGCTGATGTCGTTCGACGGGGTGCACCCGTCCACGGAGGCGCACCGGATCCTGGCGGGCCGTTTCGCCGCCGCGATCAACGCGAAGTACGGCACCACGCTGCCCACCATCGAGACCTGA
- a CDS encoding cytochrome c, with protein sequence MRETTASRKIPARALWLALPLAAALAGACKPDQPPGGYPPVSHRSAPVMPGWSHPDPPPVTPGSAVGGGGAKIVAKNLPAGVTQAMVDQGQELFGQTCTACHAAGGTGSTAAPPLNDKEWLNITGAYPEIVSLINSGVPNPKKFPGAMPPRGGGNFTPEQVGQIAAYVYALSHQGES encoded by the coding sequence ATGCGCGAGACCACTGCGAGCCGGAAGATCCCGGCCCGTGCCCTGTGGCTGGCCCTGCCCCTTGCGGCGGCGCTGGCCGGCGCCTGCAAGCCGGACCAGCCGCCCGGCGGGTACCCCCCCGTGTCGCACCGCTCCGCCCCCGTGATGCCGGGGTGGAGCCACCCCGATCCGCCCCCGGTCACGCCGGGCTCGGCGGTCGGCGGCGGCGGCGCCAAGATCGTGGCCAAGAACCTCCCCGCCGGCGTCACGCAGGCGATGGTGGACCAAGGGCAGGAGCTCTTTGGGCAGACGTGCACCGCCTGCCACGCCGCCGGCGGCACCGGCAGCACGGCCGCGCCGCCGCTCAACGACAAGGAGTGGCTGAACATCACGGGCGCGTACCCGGAGATCGTGAGCCTCATCAACTCCGGCGTGCCCAACCCCAAGAAGTTCCCCGGCGCCATGCCGCCGCGGGGCGGGGGTAACTTCACGCCCGAGCAGGTGGGGCAGATCGCCGCCTACGTCTACGCACTCAGCCACCAGGGGGAGTCATGA
- a CDS encoding outer membrane protein transport protein yields the protein MKRSLAMASAAAVACIAAGTPALHAQGSGVDQQSACMTGRVGAGVAMPCEDGSAVYFSPAGLAMQGSAVSLGVTLVSSSNTFRYDPGYNLADPTIRRATETVPVPQAFVNYRAGERLAVGVGVFAPYGLGLKWDVCSIADANTSACTPENNFEGRYTGYDNAFRGIYVQPTVAFQLVPNRISLGAGVDYVLGNIEVHQRADVGTSGLRGIDVADATLKGEGTGVTFHVGGIARLSQRASLGVRYLHSVEVEMDGDADFTQVPTGNPGIDALIAAQIASGALGDQGIGTTMEFPSQLVVGVNFAATPRLNVMADYQRTGWESFDRLDIDFENATATDRVLNLGYQNTNTFRFAADFAATDALALRAGFRYNTEASPRATPLLPESERNYFTAGLGYRFTRSLGLDLAYQLVRQPDRRGSVRPGEPAVGVYTADANIFGVTLSYLFGRHHGAAQ from the coding sequence ATGAAACGAAGTCTGGCCATGGCCAGTGCCGCGGCCGTCGCGTGCATCGCGGCCGGCACTCCCGCCCTGCATGCCCAGGGCTCCGGCGTAGACCAGCAGAGCGCATGCATGACCGGTCGCGTGGGCGCCGGCGTGGCCATGCCGTGCGAAGACGGGTCCGCGGTGTACTTCAGCCCCGCCGGGCTGGCGATGCAGGGGAGCGCGGTGAGCCTGGGCGTGACGCTGGTCAGCTCCAGCAACACCTTCCGCTACGACCCCGGATACAACCTGGCCGACCCCACCATCCGCCGCGCCACGGAGACGGTTCCCGTGCCGCAGGCGTTCGTCAACTACCGCGCGGGCGAGCGGCTGGCGGTGGGCGTGGGCGTCTTCGCGCCGTACGGGCTGGGGCTGAAGTGGGACGTGTGCAGCATCGCGGACGCCAACACCTCCGCCTGCACCCCCGAGAACAACTTCGAGGGGCGCTACACCGGCTACGACAACGCCTTCCGCGGCATCTACGTCCAGCCGACCGTGGCCTTCCAGCTCGTCCCCAACCGCATCTCGCTGGGGGCCGGGGTGGACTACGTGCTCGGCAACATCGAGGTGCACCAGCGCGCAGACGTGGGCACCTCCGGGCTGCGCGGGATCGACGTGGCGGACGCCACCCTCAAGGGCGAGGGCACCGGCGTCACCTTCCACGTGGGCGGCATCGCGCGGCTGAGCCAGCGCGCCTCGCTGGGCGTGCGCTACCTGCACTCGGTGGAAGTGGAGATGGACGGCGACGCCGACTTCACGCAGGTGCCCACCGGCAACCCGGGGATCGACGCGCTGATCGCGGCGCAGATCGCCAGCGGCGCGCTGGGCGACCAGGGGATCGGCACCACCATGGAGTTCCCGTCGCAGCTCGTTGTGGGCGTCAACTTCGCCGCCACGCCGCGGCTGAACGTGATGGCGGACTACCAGCGGACCGGGTGGGAGAGCTTCGACCGCCTGGACATCGACTTCGAGAACGCGACGGCGACCGACCGGGTGCTGAACCTGGGGTACCAGAACACCAACACCTTCCGCTTCGCCGCGGACTTCGCGGCGACGGACGCGCTGGCGCTGCGCGCCGGCTTCCGGTACAACACCGAGGCCTCGCCGCGCGCCACGCCGCTCCTTCCGGAGTCGGAGCGCAACTACTTCACGGCGGGGCTGGGCTACCGCTTCACGCGCAGCCTGGGGCTGGACCTGGCGTACCAGCTCGTTCGCCAGCCGGACCGCCGCGGCTCGGTGCGCCCGGGCGAGCCGGCCGTGGGCGTGTACACGGCGGACGCGAACATCTTCGGCGTGACGCTGTCGTACCTGTTCGGCCGGCACCACGGCGCCGCGCAGTGA
- a CDS encoding pyridoxal phosphate-dependent aminotransferase produces the protein MNPIMERITPSLIRALHARKRPGDIDLGLGEPVLRPDMRLFEAALERVRQNGTPYSPNGGFTELREAIALHHGYPERTAAANVCTTVGSEEALFLAIKTTLDPARDEVLIVEPCYLAYPKLCILEGIRYRTVALSAEDGFAPRAAPVLEALGPDTRMVILNSPCNPTARVWPEAELRALAEGLAARPGPPVYVLVDEVYRELYYGAEPPASMATLYPHALTVGSLSKSNALTGMRSGWLIADAPVIANAIKVHGLVNTASSTFSQWVAMEAFTQPGSLAAHRPLYAEHRRALLALAERHGIELVPPEGAFYAFIRLPPHLAADSMAAAERLLDEHRVVAVPGTAFGPSAEGWLRISWVPEEATLAEGMARMAAFFGSA, from the coding sequence GTGAACCCGATCATGGAGCGGATCACGCCCTCGCTGATCCGCGCCCTCCACGCCCGCAAGCGCCCCGGCGACATCGACCTGGGACTTGGCGAGCCCGTGCTGCGCCCCGACATGCGCCTCTTCGAGGCCGCCCTGGAGCGCGTCCGCCAGAACGGTACGCCGTATTCGCCCAACGGCGGCTTCACCGAGCTGCGCGAGGCGATCGCGCTCCACCACGGCTATCCGGAGCGCACCGCCGCCGCCAACGTGTGCACCACCGTCGGCTCTGAGGAGGCCCTCTTCCTCGCGATCAAGACGACGCTGGATCCGGCGCGCGACGAGGTGCTGATCGTGGAGCCGTGCTACCTCGCCTATCCCAAGCTGTGCATCCTGGAGGGGATCCGCTACCGCACCGTCGCGCTCTCGGCGGAGGACGGCTTCGCGCCGCGGGCCGCGCCGGTGCTGGAGGCGCTGGGGCCGGACACGCGCATGGTCATCCTCAACTCGCCGTGCAACCCGACGGCGCGCGTGTGGCCTGAGGCCGAGCTGCGGGCGCTGGCCGAGGGGCTCGCGGCGCGCCCCGGCCCGCCGGTGTACGTGCTGGTGGACGAAGTGTATCGCGAGCTCTACTACGGGGCGGAGCCGCCGGCCTCCATGGCGACACTGTATCCGCACGCGCTCACTGTGGGATCGCTCTCCAAGAGCAACGCGCTGACCGGAATGCGCTCCGGATGGCTGATCGCGGACGCTCCCGTGATCGCGAACGCCATCAAGGTGCACGGGCTGGTGAACACGGCATCCAGCACGTTCAGCCAGTGGGTGGCGATGGAGGCGTTCACGCAGCCGGGCTCCCTGGCCGCGCACCGCCCGCTCTACGCCGAGCACCGCCGCGCGCTGCTGGCGCTGGCGGAGCGCCACGGGATCGAGCTGGTGCCGCCGGAGGGCGCGTTCTACGCCTTCATCCGCCTCCCCCCGCACCTCGCCGCCGACTCGATGGCCGCGGCGGAGCGCCTCCTGGACGAGCACCGCGTGGTCGCCGTCCCCGGCACCGCCTTCGGCCCCAGCGCCGAGGGCTGGCTGCGCATTTCCTGGGTCCCCGAGGAGGCCACGCTGGCCGAGGGGATGGCGCGCATGGCGGCGTTCTTCGGCAGCGCGTAA
- the dapE gene encoding succinyl-diaminopimelate desuccinylase: protein MTQHTDPESLRHELSERTLALCKIPSETGEEALIAEWVEGQCSAFAGPESVKRIGNSVVCDPLGAEAAPGLPVVALVGHLDTVKCAEDQAYEIRDGRVYGCGATDMKAGVAVMLALLERWKELEGSRPVWIFYDGEEGPSEGNGLEAVLTWPELPAIDFAFILEPTDKALQPGCMGVLHASVTVPGVRAHSARPWQGENAIYRAIPLLQKFAGLERRCITFGALDFYEVIVVTQATTANSKNVVPDALVLNVNFRFAPGNTAENAERELREIVGDAATVELIDAAPSGEVHADHPLIREWRERLALDIQPKQAWTDVARFTAHGIPAVNFGPGETSQAHQANEWCSIDSLEHCFSALYRYFRP from the coding sequence GTGACCCAACATACCGATCCCGAATCCCTCCGCCACGAGCTGTCCGAAAGAACGCTGGCGCTCTGCAAGATCCCGAGCGAGACGGGGGAGGAGGCGCTGATCGCCGAATGGGTGGAGGGGCAGTGCTCCGCCTTCGCGGGACCGGAATCGGTGAAGAGGATCGGCAACTCGGTGGTCTGCGATCCGCTGGGCGCGGAGGCGGCGCCGGGGCTGCCGGTGGTCGCGCTGGTCGGGCACCTGGACACGGTGAAGTGCGCCGAGGACCAGGCGTACGAGATCCGCGACGGACGCGTGTACGGCTGCGGCGCCACCGACATGAAGGCCGGCGTCGCGGTGATGCTCGCGCTGCTGGAGCGGTGGAAGGAGCTGGAGGGATCGCGCCCCGTCTGGATCTTCTACGATGGAGAGGAGGGGCCCAGCGAGGGGAACGGGCTGGAGGCCGTGCTCACCTGGCCGGAGCTCCCCGCCATCGACTTCGCCTTCATCCTGGAGCCCACAGACAAGGCGCTGCAGCCCGGCTGCATGGGCGTCCTCCACGCCAGCGTCACCGTGCCGGGTGTGCGGGCCCACAGCGCCCGCCCCTGGCAGGGCGAGAACGCCATCTACCGCGCCATCCCGCTGTTGCAGAAGTTCGCGGGGCTGGAGCGCCGCTGCATCACCTTCGGCGCGCTGGACTTCTACGAGGTCATCGTCGTGACGCAGGCGACCACGGCCAACTCCAAGAACGTGGTGCCGGACGCGCTGGTGCTCAACGTCAACTTCCGCTTCGCCCCCGGCAACACCGCCGAGAACGCCGAGCGCGAGCTGCGCGAGATCGTCGGCGACGCGGCCACGGTGGAGCTCATCGACGCCGCTCCCTCCGGCGAGGTGCACGCGGACCATCCGCTGATCCGCGAGTGGCGGGAGCGGCTGGCACTCGACATCCAGCCCAAGCAGGCGTGGACCGACGTGGCCCGCTTCACCGCGCACGGCATTCCCGCCGTCAACTTCGGCCCCGGCGAGACGTCGCAGGCGCACCAGGCGAACGAATGGTGCTCCATCGACTCGCTGGAGCACTGCTTCTCCGCCCTGTACCGGTACTTCCGCCCGTGA
- a CDS encoding type II toxin-antitoxin system VapC family toxin, which produces MIVIDTHIWLWWVNGDPQLTSAQRTVLSDHESTGIGVSAISCWEAAKLAQAGRVRFPRPIAEWMELALGYPGLQVLELTPRIALESTLLPGEFHRDPADQIIVATARVLNCPLVTSDAQILRYPHVERLPS; this is translated from the coding sequence GTGATCGTGATAGACACCCACATCTGGCTGTGGTGGGTGAACGGTGATCCGCAGTTGACCAGCGCGCAGCGCACAGTGCTCTCCGACCACGAGAGCACCGGAATCGGGGTGAGCGCAATCTCGTGCTGGGAAGCGGCGAAGCTGGCACAGGCCGGGAGAGTTCGGTTTCCACGCCCCATAGCGGAGTGGATGGAACTGGCGCTCGGCTACCCCGGACTCCAGGTGTTGGAATTGACGCCTCGCATTGCGCTGGAGTCCACCCTTCTCCCAGGCGAGTTCCATCGAGACCCCGCGGACCAGATCATCGTCGCGACCGCGCGAGTCCTGAACTGCCCTCTGGTCACGTCCGACGCGCAGATCTTGCGCTATCCTCACGTCGAACGGCTGCCCTCCTGA